AATGTTTCCAAGGTATGAACCTGCTTATGGTGCTGGGTTATTAGCTTTACAGAGTTTATATAATACGAGGCTAAGAGTCTAATTAATCTATATGAATGGCAAAAGATTAAGTAATGCCCAATATTATACTTACAAAGCAAGAATTAAAAAATAAGCTTTACTCTATTGCTCAACCATTAATAGCAGAAGGTAAATTTGTTCGACAATCTTCTAGTATTCACAGCTATGGTCATGTGTGCTTAAAAATCGAGCCTATAATTGATCACTCACAGATTGAGATTGTCTGGCAAATTGATGATGAAGAAATTATTCCTTTTGAGTGAATACCAGCAATTTTTGAGGGAATTATTGATGGCATATTTGATTATTTTCATCAAACTAAGTAAGAAGACACAAATAAACTTAACTAGATAAGTCTTAGACAAAATAGTTAAAAACCTCTTCCCTCCTGCCTTCTGCCTCCTGCCTAGTCCTAATTACAATTATTTATGTCCCTCTACTTAGCTATCATCCAGTTGATTCTAAAGAGATGGATTACCGTATAGCCGCGAAAATAGCTTGACGTAATGCTACAGCAAAAGCTGAACTTGTTATAAGTCGGGGAACCTGCCCATCGCAGTGGTTCCCCCACAAGAGTTATTGATACTTCTCATCCACAAATTTAGATGTGGTTTAGTTGATCAACTGCTGACTGTGTGTTAATTTTTAGCTTTACATCTTGCCGTGTTGCAACACTTGTTGAAGATGGTGGCGAATTTCTTGTGCTTGTTCCATATCAGACTGGCGCAGTTTTTGGAATAATTCTACGCAAGGCTGAGAGTTTGCTTGTTGTGCATCTTGGATGTATGTGTCATAGGCTTTAACCGCTTCAGCTTTATTGTGCAGTACGGTGACAAAATCGTATTCTAGGTTGCTGATGGGTTGTTGAGATTGTCCGTTACCTGTAGTCATATATTGACCTCATGTAAGTTTCTATTTCATTTCTACTCACCTTAAAAGCGCGGTTCATCTCCCCAAAAGCGTAGAAAAAAGCACAAAGGCTGCTGACGCAGCCTTAAGCAAATGTTGAGTTTTTATGACCACAGAGTTATCACTTATTGGGGAATTTACGCCAGTGGTTGATGTTCATCACATTTATGTGAATAGGGGAATTCTAGTTCGTTTTGCCTTTCTCTACGCCCTTGATAGACAATAGGACAGAATTTGGTATTAGCACTCATGCAATCCATGTGTGGTGTTTTGGCGCACACGAGTAATAAACTACCTAAAATAAATAACAAGCCACAAATAGCGGCTGTTTGAATCCAGGAAATTTCTAAGGCTCCGTGAACAACTACTTCTCGGAGAACTGAGACAATTGTGACTTCAACTGCTACACCAACAGAAATACTATGCTCTTGCAAATAAATCATTAACAGTCGAAATAACTCAACTAAAATCAAGACAAAGAGTATTTTTGCAGTTACATGTTTATAGTCTAATGTCTGTGTTATGGCAATAAATATGCTCCATATCTGGATGATCATGACTGCGAATAAGCTTAAGCACAAGACAATCACAAGTAAGTCTTGAAAAGCTTCCATGTTGCGAGCAATTGAATGTCGATCAAGCCAGCGATCGCAAAATAAAAATCGACTTTTGAAGCGCTTTTGCATTGGTATGTTCCCATTAGGTCTATTTCACACCACACCAGCTAGTCTACCCTTTTCTCTTATTGTGACCTATTGTTAAAATTCGCGCCTCAGCGTGGTTGGTAATTTAAATTTTGTACTTGTTGCAACAATTTTTCGGAATTTTGTACCCACTGAACATTCCTTTGAGAATTATATAAATCTCTGGCATATTGCAATACTTGTGCGGCTTCGGCATATTTTTTTTGCTGCATAAATACTAATCCCGCACCATAATAAGCATTGGGATAATTAGAGTTGGCTTCAGCAGATTTTCTAAAAGCTGCTAATGCTTCTTTTAATTTGTTTTGGCTAAACCAAATCGTCCCCAAATTGTAGTGAGCTTCTGCATATTTTGGATTAATTTTGATGGCTTGGCGAAAGGCATTTTTTGCTTTATCTAGCTTACCTTGTTGCAGATAGCATATACCTAAATGATAATGAGGTTCCGGCGCATTCTGACTATATTCTGCGGCTTTTTTAAAGGAGGCGATCGCTCTTTCCCAATCTTGTTGCTGTTGCTGTACTAAGCCCAAGTTATAGTGAGCAAAGCCAAGTTTTGGGTCTAATTCTATCGCCCGTTGTAAATAATCGTTGGCCTGTTGCACATTATTGCCTTCTAACAAGGCTCCGCCTAAATTGGCAAAGGCGGGAGCAAACTGAGAATCGGCTTGGGTTGCTTGATAAAATGCGTCGGCGGCTGGCTTTAATTGTCCTGTTTGTCTGTATGCTAACCCTAAATTGTAGTAGGCTGGCGCTAATTTTGGGTCTAGCTGAATTGCTTTTTGAAAAGAGGCGATCGCATCTTGGATTCTTCCTGCTTGAATTGACTGTAATCCTTGATTTAACCAGTCTACAGCAGCTTGATTTGTTGATTGTGTTAGCAACCAAGCAGGTTCAGCAGTCCAAGCTTGGGAAGTTAGTAAAAAAGTACTACCGCCCAATAAGCTGAGATTTATTAACCCAATTATGGGATATTTGTAGAATGATAACGGCATTTTTTGACAAAGTTTAAGTTAGATTAAGCTAATATTTGAGTGATGGAAAAAGTTTTAACAAATATTTTAAATTTTCTATTAAAGTTTTGATTACTTAATATTTCTTAAGCTAAATCTTACGACTAACTACAATTTTTTTCGCATCTGATTAAAGGGAGGATAATGACAAGTTAAAGCAGGGATCATTCTCCGTTGAGAGAAGATTATTTGTCCCTGAAAAATACAGGTAGTGCAGGTAAGAAGAACTTACCGCAAGGGAGGTTGTATGAGCGAAAAAGTAAACACGGGTTCGCGGAATATTGCAATTGTTGGCCCTTATTTAAGTGGAAAAACTACCTTACTTGAAAGTTTATTGTTTGTTACTGGCGCAATTTCTCGTAAAGGCAGCGTTAAGGATGGTAACACAGTTGGAGATAGTGCCGCAGAATCGCGCGATCGCCAAATGACTGTAGAAGTTAGCGCCGCCAGCACCGACTATAACGGAACTCGTTTTACCTTTATAGATTGTCCAGGCAGCGTAGAATTTGCCCAAGAAACATACAATGCTTTAATGGGAGTTGATGCGGCAATTGTAGTTTGCGAACCCATACGCGATCGCGTCCTCACCCTAGCTCCTCTATTTAAATTCTTAGACGATTGGGAAATACCCCATCTTGTCTTTGTTAACAAAATGGATCGGGCAAATATTCATGTTCTAGAAACATTACACGCCTTAAAAGCAGTTTCTAGCCGTCCTTTGGTAGCGCACCAATACCCAATCATGCAAGGGGAACAACTTACCGGCTTTATTGATATGGTGAGCGAACAGGCTTATCAATATCATTCCGGCGCACCAGCTGATCAAATACCTTTCCCCGAAGATCTCAAAGCAGAAGAACATACTGCACGAGCCGAAATGCTCGAAGCTTTAGCAAATTTTGATGACCACTTACTCGAAGAATTATTAGAAGATATTGAACCACCCCAAGAAGAAATTCTCAAAGATTTAAAAATGGAATTAGGGGCGGATTTGGTAGTTCCTGTCTTTTTTGGGGTTGCAGAACAAGATTATGGCGTGAGACCGTTATTAGAAGCACTGTTAAGAGAAGCACCAGAACCAGAAACAACAGCCGAACGGCGTTTAAAAAATATCACCAGCAAAGCACCTTTAGCGCAGGTATTAAAAACTTACTACACTCCCCAAGGCGGCAAACTTTCTCTGGTACGGGTTTGGCAAGGTAAATTAACTGATGGTATTGTCCTCAACGGTGTGCGTGCAGGTGGACTTTATCGCCTGATGGGACAACAACAGCAATCTGTAAATGAAGCTGTGGCTGGGGAAATTG
This window of the Nostoc sp. HK-01 genome carries:
- a CDS encoding elongation factor G, whose protein sequence is MSEKVNTGSRNIAIVGPYLSGKTTLLESLLFVTGAISRKGSVKDGNTVGDSAAESRDRQMTVEVSAASTDYNGTRFTFIDCPGSVEFAQETYNALMGVDAAIVVCEPIRDRVLTLAPLFKFLDDWEIPHLVFVNKMDRANIHVLETLHALKAVSSRPLVAHQYPIMQGEQLTGFIDMVSEQAYQYHSGAPADQIPFPEDLKAEEHTARAEMLEALANFDDHLLEELLEDIEPPQEEILKDLKMELGADLVVPVFFGVAEQDYGVRPLLEALLREAPEPETTAERRLKNITSKAPLAQVLKTYYTPQGGKLSLVRVWQGKLTDGIVLNGVRAGGLYRLMGQQQQSVNEAVAGEIVALSRMENIKTGDTLSTEQIKLAFPNAEKLEPVYALAITPEKRNDEVKLSSAIAKLLEEDPSLAWEQHGDTHEVILWGQGEIHLRVALDRLRRKYNLPMTTHLPQVPYKETIRKPVTSVHGRYKHQSGGHGQFGDVFLDIKPLPRGEGFNFKETIVGGVVPRQYIPGVEIGVREFLAHGPLGFPVVDVAVTLTNGSYHNVDSSEQAFKQAARLAMQTGIPQAQPTLLEPILRVQVTTPSEFTAKVLQLLSGRRGQILGYEGRQDWQGWDNISAYLPQAEMQNFIVELRSLTLGVGSFHWDYDHLQEVPEKLAEQVLASNGNGNGK
- a CDS encoding TPR repeat-containing protein, whose product is MPLSFYKYPIIGLINLSLLGGSTFLLTSQAWTAEPAWLLTQSTNQAAVDWLNQGLQSIQAGRIQDAIASFQKAIQLDPKLAPAYYNLGLAYRQTGQLKPAADAFYQATQADSQFAPAFANLGGALLEGNNVQQANDYLQRAIELDPKLGFAHYNLGLVQQQQQDWERAIASFKKAAEYSQNAPEPHYHLGICYLQQGKLDKAKNAFRQAIKINPKYAEAHYNLGTIWFSQNKLKEALAAFRKSAEANSNYPNAYYGAGLVFMQQKKYAEAAQVLQYARDLYNSQRNVQWVQNSEKLLQQVQNLNYQPR